The genomic stretch CCGCGGAACCCTATCAGCCATACCAGGACTACTGCGGCAGCCGCAATAAACAGGACGCTCAGCACACCGATAAAATTGAAGGTAAGTATTTTTCTTTCGTATCCTGAGCTTTTTCTTTCTTTAACAAAGAAGAATACGATAAGGAGGGCTAAAAAACCGAAGACCGTAAGGGAGATGGACGGAGAAATATAACTTTCGCTTATGGCCGAGAAGCTGTCGTTAAGCCCTGATATCGCCTCGCCTTTTGAAAATACCAAAGCCAGTCCCCTGGCGATCGTCATCATGCCCAGGGTAATAATAAAAGAGGGTATCCTGAATTTCGTTACGAAGAAACCATTACATCCTCCGATCACCGCTCCTGCCAATAGGGTGAGGACGATCGCCGCCGCGGTCCCTTGCGGCTGCAGCAACGCCGCGATGATGCCGGTCAGGGCTACCACGGAACCGACCGAAAGGTCGATGCCGCCGGTGATAATGACCAGCGTCATGCCGACAGCAAGTATGCCGTTCACCGATACCTGGCGCAGGACATTAATAAGGTTCCTCTGGGTAAAGAACATGCCGTTCGTCAATATCGTCGTCAGGACTATCAAAACAACAAGGCCTATTAAATTGCCGTATTTCCCGATTATGACCCGGCCGAGGCCGCTTTTACCCTGGTTTTTCATTTGCCCCCCGTCGCGTAGAACATTATCTTCTCCTGTGTGGCTTCATTTTTTTGCAGTTCCTTGACCATCCGTCCTTCGTGCATGATCAGTATCCGGTCGCTCATGCTCAGGACCTCCGGGAGGTCGGACGAGACCATAACTATTCCTAACCCCTCTCCGGCAAGATTGTTCATCAATTGGTATATTTCGGCTTTCGCGGCGACATCGACGCCGCGCGTCGGCTCGTCCAGCAAAAGGACTTTGGGGCCGGTGGCGAGCCATTTGGCGATGACGACTTTCTGCTGGTTGCCGCCGCTCAACGTATTGACTACCGTCTCCGAACTGCGCGCCTTTACCCTCAATGCGCCTATATATTTGTTTATCAACTCATTTTCCCGGCGCCGCATTATTATCTGGTGCCAGCTTAATTTTTCCAGGCAGGAGAGCGTGATATTCTCCCCTACCTGCATGCCGAGCACAAGGCCGAATAACTTGCGGTCTTCAGTCACCAGCCCGAGGCCGTAATTTATCGCCTCATGCGGGCAACTTATTTTTGCGCGCTTCCCGTCAATATAGACTTCCCCTGAAGAATGGGCGGGAAATGCGCCGAATATGGAGGTGACCAATTCCGACCTCCCCGAGCCCATAAGGCCGGATATTCCGACTATTTCCCCTTTTCTTACTTTAAAACTGACATCTTTAACTACTTTTTCTCCCGCGAGAAAGGGGTGGTTCACGAATATTTCCTTCGCCTCAAGGATCACGTCGCTTATCCCGGCCGCCTTTTTAGGATACATATCTTCTATATCGCGGCCGACCATCAGGGAGACCATTTCCTGCCGGCTCAATTCCGCGGTGCGCCTGGAGGCGACGGTCTTCCCGTCGCGCATAACGGTCACGCTGTCGGTTATCGTAAAGATCTCGTCGAGTTTATGCGAGATATATATCATACTGACGCCGAGCGCGCGTAATGAGACTATCATCTTGAAAAGGCTCTCGACCTCCTGCTCGGTAAGAGCGCTGGTGGGTTCATCCAGGATCAGGATCTTCGCTTTATAAGAGAGGGCTTTGGCTATCTCGACCATCTGCTGCCTGCCGATGCTCAAGTTCTTTATTTGTTCTTGGGAGGATATGGGGATATTTAATGACTCCAACAGGCCTTTTGCCCGGCTGAAAAGTTTTTTACGGTCGATGATGTCTGTCTTTCCGACCGTAGGTTCGCGCGCTAAAAATATATTTTCCGCGACCGTAAGCTCGGGGATGAGGTTCAATTCCTGGTAGATGATGGCTATGCCGGCCTTTTGGGAATCCTTCGGGCCGTTGAAAATGCAGCGCTTGCCCTCTATGGAGATCTCGCCGTCGTAAGTGTTGGCGGGATACGCGCCGCTGAATATCTTCATGAGGGTAGATTTCCCCGCGCCGTTCTCGCCGACCAATCCCAGGACTTCGCCTTTTTTAAGCTGGAAAGAGACGCTGTCCAGGGCGCGGACGCCGGGAAAGTCTTTCGTGATGTTCCTTGTCTCTAAGATAACCGGGTTTTCCAATTTGATGACCTTAAAATTTCAGATCGGGCCAGCGGTCTTTCATCTCTTTGACGTTCTCTTTTGTGATGAGGCGGACCGGCGTGAATTTGACCGGCACTTTATATTTTCCGTTCTGGACCATCGCATCGGATTCGATCTCTGCCCCTTTGGCGATGCTGACGGCAACCTGAAAACTGATCAACCCCAACTGATAAGGCATCTTGTCGACATCGGCGCTGTTCGTGCCGTCAATTATCGCCTGGCAGCTGTCCTTGTCCGCGTCCGAGCCGACCGTGATTATCTTGCCTTTCAGGCCCTCGGCAAGGATGGCCTGGACCGCGCCCATTATCATGCCGCTGTTGTTGGCCGATATGCCCTGGATGTCGTTCTTGTAATTAGTCAGCGCATTCTCGGTGGTGGCCATCGCCAGGTCCCTCGACCACGATTTATGCGTCTGGTCCACGACTATCTTCATGCCGGGATAATTCTTCAGGATATCTTTATTGCCCGCGGTTATCTCCTTAGCAACGTCATTCCCGGACTCGCCCTCGAGGATGACGACGTTCCCCTTGCCGTTAAGTTTCTCCGCGAGATATTTGGCCTGCGTCTGCCCGACGAGGAAGCTGTTAGCGGTGACGTGGCAATTCACGTTGGCGTTGACCGGCAGCCTGTCCATCGAGATGACCGGAACGTTCTCTTTTCTCGCCTTCTCGACAAGGCTCCCGGCCGCGACCGTATTGACCGGGTGCAGGATCAGGACGTCGATGCCCTGCGCCAAGAGGTCTTCGACGTTGGCGACTTGGGCCATCTCGTCGTTATTTGCCGCGACCCAGTAGATCTCCGCGTTATATTTATCCTTATTATCCATCATCGCCTTCTTCATAAAAGAATATACCGCCTCTTTCATTGTGGCGACGCTCACGCCTACTTTGATCTTCCCCTTCTTGGCCTCGGCATAAGAGATATTTGCCGTCAAGGCCGATATCACCAGAAAAACCGCCGCGATCTTAAGGTATTTCATGCATCCTCCATTTAGAGTGCAAATTAACGGCATCTAGCGGACCACCTTGTATTTACCGCCTGCCGTTTTTTGTTTTGCCAGCCCGCATCTCATAAGCAGGTCCTTTATCCTGCGCCCGATCTGCCGCGAGACGAACCTGTGGTTCCTGATCAAATTGACGATACGGGACCCGGATAATTTCCGCCTCGTCTCAAGCGCGCGGCTGAAGATATCCAGCCATAAAGGCGAGTTTTCAAAAGTATACATCTTCCACGCGTAATCTGTCAGCCAAAAACTATCATCGATCACGCCGTCCTTCTTGGCTATCTCGTAAATCCTCGTGCCCGGAAAGATCATCAGTCCGTTCGCTATGCCGGCCGCGGAGGGTTGCGCCCGGTCCAAGAAACCTATTGTTTCGTTGATCGTCTCTTGCGTCTCCCCGACGCAGCCGGCGATAAGCAGGGCCAGGGTCTTTATGCCGAACGAGTTGGTAAGCTTAATGGCCTCTTCCTGCTCTTTGACGTTTATCGGCTTTCCCATGATCTTGAGCAAGCGCGGAGAAGCCGTCTCTATGCCGAAACAGACGCGATAGCAGCCCGCATCTTTCAGCGCCTGTAATACTTCGGCGTCGACGCAATCCGTGCGCGTAACGATGTCAAAGGCGATATTCAATTTCCTGTCCGCGATGCCGCGGCATAGCTCGACTGCCGCTTTTTTGTTCACCGAAAAACAGTCGTCATTGAAATGGAAATGCTTTATCCCGAAGGCCTTATTCAGGAGCTCCAGCTCCCCGAGCATGTTTCCCGGGGAACGGTGCCTCCATCTTTTCCACATCAGCCTGTTTGAGCAAAAATTGCAATCGCCCACGCATCCTCTCGAAAAGGTAACGGAGATACGCGGCTCTTTCGAGAGGTCTATGCCATTATAAACTCCCTCGCCATCGGGAGGGTAACGTTTCAGGTCGAGCAAATTCCATGCAGGCAGCGGGAGGGAATCCAGGTCCGCGATAACATCCGGCCGCGGGTTTATGATAACGCGGCCGTTTTCACGGTACGCTATCCCCCGGATCTCCGAATAGTCCTTTCCTTCGCATATCTCCCGCAGGACATGGTCCGCTTCGCCTATAGCCGCTATATCGATGAACGGATAATTTTCCAGCAGTTGTTTGGCCATCACGGTGGGGTGCGCCCCGCCGACGACCACCGTCACTTCCGGGATGATCTCTTTCGCTAACTTGGCGATCTTTAATGCCCTGGCCCTGGCATAAGTATGGCATGTGATGCCGATGACCCCGGGTCGATAGCCCTTGACAGCCTCTTCTACGCCCTTCCATCCTTCCAAGAATCCGTCGACGATCTTTACCGGGATATCATGCTTTTGCAATACGCCCGCGATATATAAAAGTCCTAAAGGCACGGAAGAATGCTCTCCCATCCCGCTTTCTGGAGGATTTATCAATAAAACTTTTTTCATAGATTTTTAGCCATCCAGTCCGGGCGGCGCCGTGAAAAACATGGCGGAGAGGCAGGGATACCCGGCTCTCCGCTCCCAATGCCATTATAATAAATAAGTTACGTTAATACAAGGTGCTTACTGTAGAGGAATCGTACAGGATTAATGCATACCTTTAGAACTCGAAATTGGTACAGTTTTCAAGCGGGGCACGCCAATTCATCTCTAAGAATATAGCAAGCCCCTGCGAATATCATCAAATCAATGTAAATCGAGATGAAGCTATCAAGGGATACTATAGCGCTATACTGAAAAGAGCAGTGAGAATAATTCGAAGCAAATAGTAAAAGGTACGTAGAGAGGAAGACTTTGACAATTCCCATGGCAATTAAAACTATACTATTTTTGAAATTCTTAAATAGATATTTAATTCCGTCAATAACTGCGTCCGCCCCTCTGTTCTTAACAAATACGAATGGAATTATATAAATGCTAAAAATAGTCAATATTAATACAGACAAACTTATTGCAAAATTAAAAGGCGCTGTTTCTATAATCTCTTTAACGGCCATACCCTTCATACCAGAAAACATTAAGTTTGCGAACGTTACAAAGATAGCGACGAGCACCAAGGAGAAGATTCCCGAAACAATAATCGCGCCGAGATATCGGAAGAAAGAAGATTTTATTCCTTCGATCCATGATTTTAGCGTTACTCTCTCACCTGCGGTAACCTTAGAGATAGCTCCCATAACACCACACTGAGTCATTAAAGTTATTAACTCAAGGCCTAGCAATAACATCAACATTGGTAGAGAAAATTTAATGGCTCGATTGATGGCTAAAAATATGACCGAAGAGAGGACTAACAAATAATAAAATACAACGAAAACAAAGACCCTGTTTACTGCACTAATGCTCTTTTTAATTATCATTAGACTGCCCAGTCATTTTTGTGCCATTGATCTTATGCTAATGATACAGTTTTCAAGTGAGACACACCATTATTATTATCGGCTTTCCTTCGATTTATTTACCAAATCATTCTCCAACATATGAATTGCATACAGCCATATAAAACACTAGCAATAATCCTTGAGATATGATTATTCCTATGTAAGCTAAAAATAACCATATTTTTGCGACTCGTCGTCCGCTTATTAGCGCTGGAATTCCTATTAGCAGCGACATGAATGGAAAAACTAGAAGACTAAATAAAGGAAAGACCTGAAAACGAAATAGCAATAAACCTGATAAGCTCATTATAAAAGAAAGCGAAAACGACGCTTTTAATAAGCTATCCAATTTGGAATTATAAGAATTGTTTGTTTTATTATTAATATTAATGCATAAATAAAATAAGATGGCACAAGTTATTATTAAAATTATATCGCAAACTATTATTATAATTAAAAAATAACGAAGCGCTAGATTGATAAATAATACTGGTAAAATAAATAACGTCAAACCCGCCAAAAATCTCTGTAGCCAAAAATCATATTGCGACTTAGGATAAATTGCCAAGAAAGCTAATATTATTGAAGCCAATAATAACCAAAAACTTTGACTAAGATTAAGCCCTTCCCATCCCCCTATGCCTTCCCACCCCCATATGCGTGGAAATCCCAGCAAAGGGAATACAGTTAAAACAATAACGCCTATTAACGCCAAGTATGCAAAGAGCGTTAAATTCCATTTAATTTTCTTCATAGTATTCTGTCCGATTTTCTGCATCGACCTCATCGTTCTCCTCCTGCCTCTTGCTTAAGACATATCCGTTACTCTGGTACAGCTTTCAAGCGAGGCAGGCCAACTAAGCGCTATTTGACATCTTACCTATATAATAAATTATCCAAAAAGCAATGGCGAGGATAATCCAAAAAATAATAAGTGGCCATAAGCTTCGGCTTGATTCTTTTCTTGAAGATATTTTCTTCTTTGCCTTCACAAGAAAAACTCCCAAGTTACCGACAAAAATTGAAAGTAGGGTTATCAATATGATTAGATCGATAAAGGATGCTACGACATCATATTCCAAGAAACTCATAATAATAAAATTAAGTCCCCAACTCACAAAGAGAATAAAGATATAGGAAATAGTTATGGCAAAAGAAAATGCTTTATGATATTCCTGCGGAACATATCGTTTCCTGTAAATTATAGTAATTAGATAGGAAAAGAGGATACCGATGACAAAAGCAATAAGCTGATTCCATTGCACTAGAGGAGCTTTTCCGGCTTCGTAAAGCATTTGATAATTCCCTTCTTTTAGCTTAATTATACCACCCTATTGACTTATTTCAATTGTACAGAAAGTATACGGTTCCGTACATTATCAGGCGCTATTAACGGCAAAAGGGAACTAGCGCCGTAATACAAAAACAAACGCAACCTTCAAAACTTCAAAAGGTTGCGTCCTAAGTGCTATTTTCCCAATACGATATAAAACAATATGGCGGAGAGGCAGGGATTTGAACCCTGGAGGCCCTTACGGACCTACACGCCTTCCAAGCGTGCTGATTCAACCGCTCTCACACCTCTCCGTGAAGCAATATATTACATTATTCCCGACGGGAAATCAAGAGGGACCGCTTTTATTTGCTAGCCGCCAAAATGCACCTTTTTAAAGTATAATGACACGCTCACAAGGCCGATAAGCACAGGCACCTCTACCAAAGGACCGATAACAGCCGCAAACGCAGCCCCTGAATTTATACCAAAAACAGCTACCGCCACCGCGATCGCCAGCTCAAAATTATTACTTGCCGCGGTAAAAGAAAGCGTGGCGCTCTTTGCGTAGCTTGCCCGGGCCTTTTTACTCATATAGAATGAAAGTAAAAACATGACCACAAAATAAATTAAAAGCGGCAAGGCGATCCTGGCTACGTCCAGGGGGATCCTGACAATGTACTCCCCCTTCATCGAGAACATGACCATTATAGTAAATAACAGCGCGATCAGGGTCAAAGGGCTGATCCTGGGGATAAACTTCTCATGATGCCAGGCTTTGCCTTTTGTCCTGATCACGACAAACCTGGTCAGCATCCCGGCGATAAAAGGGATGCCCAGATAAATAAAGACGCTATACGCGATCTGCCCTATGGAAATAGGGGTAACCACTCCTTTTAACCCGAACCAAACAGGCGCGATCGTGATAAAAAACCAGGCGTAGGCAGAATAAAATATAACCTGGAAAAATGAGTTGAACGCGACCAACCCCGCGCAGTATTCCGTATCGCCCTTCGCGAGCTCATTCCAGACGATCACCATCGCGATA from Candidatus Omnitrophota bacterium encodes the following:
- a CDS encoding radical SAM protein, which gives rise to MKKVLLINPPESGMGEHSSVPLGLLYIAGVLQKHDIPVKIVDGFLEGWKGVEEAVKGYRPGVIGITCHTYARARALKIAKLAKEIIPEVTVVVGGAHPTVMAKQLLENYPFIDIAAIGEADHVLREICEGKDYSEIRGIAYRENGRVIINPRPDVIADLDSLPLPAWNLLDLKRYPPDGEGVYNGIDLSKEPRISVTFSRGCVGDCNFCSNRLMWKRWRHRSPGNMLGELELLNKAFGIKHFHFNDDCFSVNKKAAVELCRGIADRKLNIAFDIVTRTDCVDAEVLQALKDAGCYRVCFGIETASPRLLKIMGKPINVKEQEEAIKLTNSFGIKTLALLIAGCVGETQETINETIGFLDRAQPSAAGIANGLMIFPGTRIYEIAKKDGVIDDSFWLTDYAWKMYTFENSPLWLDIFSRALETRRKLSGSRIVNLIRNHRFVSRQIGRRIKDLLMRCGLAKQKTAGGKYKVVR
- a CDS encoding substrate-binding domain-containing protein gives rise to the protein MKYLKIAAVFLVISALTANISYAEAKKGKIKVGVSVATMKEAVYSFMKKAMMDNKDKYNAEIYWVAANNDEMAQVANVEDLLAQGIDVLILHPVNTVAAGSLVEKARKENVPVISMDRLPVNANVNCHVTANSFLVGQTQAKYLAEKLNGKGNVVILEGESGNDVAKEITAGNKDILKNYPGMKIVVDQTHKSWSRDLAMATTENALTNYKNDIQGISANNSGMIMGAVQAILAEGLKGKIITVGSDADKDSCQAIIDGTNSADVDKMPYQLGLISFQVAVSIAKGAEIESDAMVQNGKYKVPVKFTPVRLITKENVKEMKDRWPDLKF
- a CDS encoding sugar ABC transporter ATP-binding protein, giving the protein MENPVILETRNITKDFPGVRALDSVSFQLKKGEVLGLVGENGAGKSTLMKIFSGAYPANTYDGEISIEGKRCIFNGPKDSQKAGIAIIYQELNLIPELTVAENIFLAREPTVGKTDIIDRKKLFSRAKGLLESLNIPISSQEQIKNLSIGRQQMVEIAKALSYKAKILILDEPTSALTEQEVESLFKMIVSLRALGVSMIYISHKLDEIFTITDSVTVMRDGKTVASRRTAELSRQEMVSLMVGRDIEDMYPKKAAGISDVILEAKEIFVNHPFLAGEKVVKDVSFKVRKGEIVGISGLMGSGRSELVTSIFGAFPAHSSGEVYIDGKRAKISCPHEAINYGLGLVTEDRKLFGLVLGMQVGENITLSCLEKLSWHQIIMRRRENELINKYIGALRVKARSSETVVNTLSGGNQQKVVIAKWLATGPKVLLLDEPTRGVDVAAKAEIYQLMNNLAGEGLGIVMVSSDLPEVLSMSDRILIMHEGRMVKELQKNEATQEKIMFYATGGK